The Gossypium hirsutum isolate 1008001.06 chromosome D02, Gossypium_hirsutum_v2.1, whole genome shotgun sequence region GATGAGTCAATAGCATACAACATCTAAATTGATAAATCTTATAGATTGATTAAATATCCAAATGGTCAACTGAAAGTACAGTTTGCTTAGTCCCAATATCAGATCATGAGAGAGTATCAATCGCAGGGAACATATTTTAGAGAGCAATAGTGAAGCAAAGGAAATAACTTGTTCACCATCTCAGAGATGAACTCAAACTGACAGCCAAATGAATATTGCCCATACCTCTGATGAAGGTAAATTTTCGTTATTTGACTTTAATTCAAGTCCACCCTCAACAGCAGCATTACCAGGTCTGGAAGGAGTAGCAATAAGACCTAGCAACAAAATATATCCCAGCATTCTAGTTACATGTTTaggaaatttgaaaaaatcaATAGCATAACTAGCTTGGCATTAAAGAGGAAAAACTTTAGAGGTGAAAACAAACCTGAAGTATTCTCAATGCTAGTTCTTCCATTGCTTTGCTCCACTCGCGCAATAAGAGATGCATTTGAAGCGACCAACCGTTCACTGGTACTAGCTTGTTTACTGACCCCGGCTATTTCGTCACCATTAGCTGGACTAACCTGCATTCTGTCTCGTTGAGGAGCATCACAGGAAGATGCATTCTTATGACCAACACTGTCTATATAAGCAGAACCATCTTGCTTGACACCATTATCCCCATTCAGCAACCAAGACCTACAAGAACTTGATTGCTCAGGTGGAATACTTTCATCTTCATGTCTGGAAGGATTCGAATGTTTGGAATTCATGGCAACGCCAGCACCACCAGGGCTCCCTTCACTCTCACCAACGCTAGCACTACCATTTTTGACACTGTTGTTTTTAGCCTTCACAACATCTTCAGTGTCCTCTGCTCCCTGAGGACGGCAAGGAACCCCAAGCATAGGTTCCATGAAGGTAGTccatattttaattactttatccAATTGTTCAGTTGTACACATTTCTCCACAGGAATATTTGATGAGCTGATAAAGATCTTCATGAATTTCAGGATCGAGGTACTCAAACTTCAAATTGGGAATAATCGGCCGTCTGTTTCCAGCAGCAATAGCAAGAAGCACATCATCTTCTTTGCGCTTCTTCTCGCTGATTTCTTTAATCTCAGCCAACAGAGCTGTACCAAATATGAAAAAGGGACAATGAAAACAGTTCAAGATAAATGTGATACAATTATTTCAGTTAATAGAACAAATTATAGAATAATCAAGAGTAAAATATTTAAAGCAATTTTCAATTAGTAAATTtccattataatattttaaaattactaataTTGTCCAAAATAAATCGGGCAGGGGGGATTCAGAAAGAGACGCTGTATAAAATCAATCAACTATGCAAGTTATTTCCTGGAGCATGAAAAAGGGGAAACATCAAGTCACTGATAAATGAAGTTTTCAAGACCAGCTTCAATTATTATGATAGTCCACTGTCAGTTGGCATCAGTTCATGATAAATTTCAAAGAAttgttttttaaaagtaaaaatcacattgcataaaaatatataaaatatacaacACAATATAGTCCTCCTGGACACCAATGTATTCAACCATCAAGCTCTATATCCTTTTTGCTCATTAAAAGGAGAAAGCTAAAGATACCTTTAGTGCTTAAGTTCTTGGAGTCCTGCTGCTTAAAATAGAAGCTACGGTGGTCAAGTGATTTATGATAATTCTTAGCATAAATTTCAGCCCAAACTTTATTAAAATCAGATCGACATCTAGCCCACTCTTCTTGTTTCTGCTTCAAGCGGGTTAAAATAACTGGCAAAGCAAGATGAGCATTCTTCCTTAAAACATCCATCACATCAAGTCCATGGTCACCATATAAACGTTCAATGCACCTAAGATTCAGAGCTGCAGTGACAGTCATAAGAGAACAGTCatcaggaaaaaaaaaaggaaagggcgTGCTATACAATGCGCAAGCAGATATTTTATTCATCGTTAGAACCTGTGAAGTGCTCCTCGATGCGAATTGGACTGTCTAGTTTGATGATATTATTGTTAATCTTTTCTAATAGTTCTTCTACTCGCTTGGTTGTTGCATTCACCGACTCTAACAACATATCCAGTTCAAACCTGACAACATAAAATAAAGATATTAGAAATTACTGATTAATTATAactgaaaacattaaaatatattttgagtGATTAATAGCGCCAAGGGATGTAAAGTTGAAGAAGGCATGCAGACACAAATTAATTTCATACAGTTAACAAAGGCGTAAAATGGTTGTGAAATTATGTGCATGCACCACCGACTAGATGAAAGGTAAATTTACAACAAAAGCTTAGGTGGAGGCACAAATGCAAACCCCAAATAGAGctaaagtgaaataaaaacacCCATGTATAATAAGGAAAAACACGGGAATTATAGCAGCTGATGGAAGGTCCAACCTGTCATCTTCACATCGAAATAAGCTTTCTTCATACTGGTTTTTGCGCATGTGTTTGAAAGAGTAGTCCTCACTCCCAGAAGTGACAGAAACCCAATGATCATTGAGAACTTCAGAACCTAGCTCTGTTCTCTGGCTTGCAGAAGGTATTGGGTACTGCAAGGCATTGGACAATCATAGTAAGTAATAACAGAATCAACATATCTTCCTGATCAAGATAACAAAGTTGAGTATAAAGCAAAAACTGCATACATTCTTTGGAAGAAGTCGATAACTAGGAGTGCACCGTTCACAATTGGAGAGGTCAAGTTCATTGATGGGTTTTCCAAAGTATTTATTATCCTTGCTGGAGAATAAAGAAACCTTGTGACCTGCATCTTTATTGGCAAAGGAACTTCTGTCATGTCTATCCCTTTCCCGGGTTTCACGGTCTCTAATTTTGACCCCATTATCCCTTTCACGATCTCTATCTCTGTCTTCCATCTTAACTGATCTAGGTAACTGCCCTTCATTCCGCAAGTACTCTGCAAGCATAATAACTTGCTAAGAATATATTTAAGTTCAATCAAAAGTAGAGGTCAGTTCAGTTTAACTATAATGCTCCACTAGTTTTGTTCAACATGAATCTAAAGTGGATGTTAAGAGTTAAGACTGTAACAGTGATTACTTTGCTTTTTATAAACCACAAGGAAACCTTGACTGAAGTTGATAAGAGAACAGATAGTAGTACTTACTTTCACTAACAAAATCCGCAAGCAAGCCCTCTGTATAATAATAGATTTGATTAGTCAACAATGACACTGCAGAATTATATAAAACCAACTTAAAACTTTTTTGCAGATACGTACCATTCTTCTCACACTGCATCAAAAACTTATTAAAACCATCCATCACATCTGGGTATCTTCCAAGCAAATCATTCACCTAACAAGAAAGAGTTACCACAAGGCACTAAGTTACTAATTTTATTTCAGTCATGTCCCTAACCAAGCAGGtttcatatgtatatatgcacaaatatatatgtatgtgtgtatttacatgaattacattaaaaatCGGTGATACCAAATTATCATTTTGGGGGGCACAAAATGTTCTGATGTTGAATCTCTGCAAATTGCATAGGTCAATTCAAAAAAGTGCAGGAATGCCTTGAGCTTTTTCAGTAGGAAAACATAATAAAACTTCTAGTGTTCCAACTAAAATATGTAAGACTACATGAACCCCTCCAACAAACTAAAACAATTAAGATAAACTACAAGAATTCCTCATGTGAGCTGATGAAGAAATTAGTAAATTACAAACAAATGACGTCTGTTAACCATACCAAAGATTGCAATTCTGTGCGTGAGATTACTTCATTGCTATAGAGATGAAGGCACCTCAAAAATTCCTGATAATGATCAGGATTTCGTAACTTCTCCTTCACTTTATCACAGAAAGCAAACTCCTGATTGTAAACACCTGATATGGTATCCAGTCAGTCAAAGAAAAAACATGGCAAGGAAAATCAAAAGGCAATtattaacatttcaaaattttacaatgCCAGATTTTCAACAAGAAAAACATGCAGATGAAAGTTGCTGTAAAATGATAACATCCAATCAGGAAAAGCAAAGCCATTCACACAAAACATATATCCCTTATAGTACTTCCAGGAAAAGTAAGCAGACACTAAGGAATTTAATGAAGATTAAATTCAttaatagcacgatagcagacCCCAGAagacaaatattatattaatatgagGTTAAAATTATATTGTATACGATAGAAATGTCTTACAGAAAGATAAGCAcctatttatgttttattatggtCAGCCATAGCTTTTCCTATACCGTTCAACTGAGAAGCAGAAAACtcacttttcattgcatttttatCATCATATGCAGAACCATCCCCCCCAACTTGCTGCAATTGTTCCACACCTGATTCTTCACTTCTACGAGCAGGTTTCCCATTCCGTTTATGTGGAAACCGCATGTTGAAGTCTCTGTTGCCATCAATTTCAAAATCTCGATCATCCTGTTCTCGATCTCTTCTATCTCTGTCTTCTGTCTTGTCCCTTTCTTTTTCACCACGCCTTCTTTGCTCTTTTTCAGCTTTCGTCATAACTCTATCATGATCAGGATCAGCACGTTCCATGCTAAGGTCACAGTCACCAAGCAGAGCTGTACTCCTATCTTTCTGCCAGATATTCTCATAAATCAAATGTTAGCTTGATTGCTGATAAGTAATCAGAAGTGACTTAAGGATTAGGCTAAAAGAAACCTTGTCAGCAGGCACTGCACACATTCCAGGCATAGCAGAGCTCCTCTCTCGGGGTATAGAGTTTCTACCAGTGGAAGCATAATGATTAGAGGCTGTCGCTGAGGTATCAGGTAGAAAATGAGTGAACTCCAAAAGCAGATCTGGATGGTCTCGGAAAAGAGCAGCAACCTATAATGAAATATAGTTTCTGATCAACAAAATCCAACAACCTAGGCAGCACACAATTCCCATTCAAATAGGGAAGACAGAGAAAGGAAGGGAAATATAACCTAACATACCTCCTGGTAGACCTCAGTGATAgacttattttcttttctatacATGTTCAAAATGTCTAAAAATGATTTGTAGACATGGTCATCACCCTGAAACCTTGTCTGCAAAAAATCCAAGAATGAGATCAGATATTTTGCAGCTATCTCATAAAATTCAGCAATGCACAAATTCTACCTTAAttttgttcacaaaattaatagcTTCTTCAAACTCCACAGGCTTCTTTTGGGGAGGTTGTTCATCCTCCAACGGGAGGGTGATCTCATATCCTTTGGGCAAAAAGGTATTGAAACCCAAAATTAGGTCTCGATACCCTTTAAATAACTCCTTTACCCTGGCTATGACACCCGCAGTATCAATTCTACATTCAGCCCACCAGTACAGCAAGTCACAAATTGCTTCGTACAAACATTATGAGAGGATAAAGAGCAAAACTTCAGAAAAAAGCCAATAATGATCAAACCTTTGAGCCTTGAAGTCTTTCATTACTTCAAGGAAGTCGTCATATTTCTCCCTCTTTTCTTGAAATATATCTTTAACTGCCTTGAGATATGCCAATGCATCATTTGTCGTAAGTTTTTGGGTAGCTCCTGTCCCTCCTGCCATCTGCTGTTGCCCAGAGCTTCATCAtagaaaaacataatacaaaaTAAGATCAAAGATCTCCGGTAAATCATCACATATTTTTCCATGTGGAATTTAAATATATATCcatatacatgtgtatatatatgattatcaCCTTAAAAAGAATATCAACAGCTAGGGTCATTTAACCTTCCTACGCACAAATAAAACCATATCTTAATACTACACAGGCTCTTCACAGATGAAAAATTGGAAACTTGCCCATCCGGAAAAGAAAGAATATTACTATTTTTTGCCATCTCCAAACATCTTTAGAGAAAATGAAATATTTCCAACCAGAACTTTAGGGGAAAAAACATATCTTTTCGTCAAAGGTCAAAGATAATTCACAATTATAAAAGAGGCTAAACTTACTTAAACTAAGATTAAACAAGCAAAAACACTAATCAAATCTGCTAAACTAAACAAGCGAAAGAAAAACGACAGTAATTGACCTGTAACGATTTCAAACTTAATCTCATTGTAGCTTTCATAACGAAAACACGAAATTGGAccaaaaaataatcaatataCAAAGaagataaattttcattttaccctTCTCCTCGAGAAGAAACCACAGGTCTTTTAAGTTGCGAGCCGCCGATGTAAACCTCATCTCTAGACCGCTtcatctcttttcctttttccaaTCAAGATAGAAGTTTTTTCcaaccttttctttattttcaccaACAAATCATGCTTTGAACTTTGATTTATCTCCAAACAGAAATTCCTACAATCAACAacaagaagatgaaaaaaaacacagttatttaaaccaaaaattaaacacaaagcaGATctcaaaacaaaacagaaaatcaCCAAACGgagaaaattcttttttttttcttttatctcctCACCTCCCCAACAGATCATCACCAAGAAGAATTTTACAAGTAAATTTACATTACTTGCAGATAAAGGCACGCTAAATGAAACAGAAAACCAAAATATTACTTCCGTTTTCTCACACAAAAAGGGGGAAAAATGGCCAAATTATAAagattaaaacaaacaaaaaaaaattcagtgtTCTTAAGCAAACTCTGCAtagaacaacaacaacaacaaaaaggagttgtatatttcagatcGAAGGATTCTCGTGATTGTAGC contains the following coding sequences:
- the LOC107909606 gene encoding paired amphipathic helix protein Sin3-like 4; translation: MKRSRDEVYIGGSQLKRPVVSSRGEGSGQQQMAGGTGATQKLTTNDALAYLKAVKDIFQEKREKYDDFLEVMKDFKAQRIDTAGVIARVKELFKGYRDLILGFNTFLPKGYEITLPLEDEQPPQKKPVEFEEAINFVNKIKTRFQGDDHVYKSFLDILNMYRKENKSITEVYQEVAALFRDHPDLLLEFTHFLPDTSATASNHYASTGRNSIPRERSSAMPGMCAVPADKKDRSTALLGDCDLSMERADPDHDRVMTKAEKEQRRRGEKERDKTEDRDRRDREQDDRDFEIDGNRDFNMRFPHKRNGKPARRSEESGVEQLQQVGGDGSAYDDKNAMKSVYNQEFAFCDKVKEKLRNPDHYQEFLRCLHLYSNEVISRTELQSLVNDLLGRYPDVMDGFNKFLMQCEKNEGLLADFVSEKYLRNEGQLPRSVKMEDRDRDRERDNGVKIRDRETRERDRHDRSSFANKDAGHKVSLFSSKDNKYFGKPINELDLSNCERCTPSYRLLPKNYPIPSASQRTELGSEVLNDHWVSVTSGSEDYSFKHMRKNQYEESLFRCEDDRFELDMLLESVNATTKRVEELLEKINNNIIKLDSPIRIEEHFTALNLRCIERLYGDHGLDVMDVLRKNAHLALPVILTRLKQKQEEWARCRSDFNKVWAEIYAKNYHKSLDHRSFYFKQQDSKNLSTKALLAEIKEISEKKRKEDDVLLAIAAGNRRPIIPNLKFEYLDPEIHEDLYQLIKYSCGEMCTTEQLDKVIKIWTTFMEPMLGVPCRPQGAEDTEDVVKAKNNSVKNGSASVGESEGSPGGAGVAMNSKHSNPSRHEDESIPPEQSSSCRSWLLNGDNGVKQDGSAYIDSVGHKNASSCDAPQRDRMQVSPANGDEIAGVSKQASTSERLVASNASLIARVEQSNGRTSIENTSGLIATPSRPGNAAVEGGLELKSNNENLPSSEGGGCSRPIISGNGMMTEGSKNHRYNEESVAQLKVEREEGELSPNGDFEEDNFADYGEASLETALKVKEGAANRQYQRHGEEEVCRGEAGGENDADADDEGDESAQRTSEDSENASENGEVFGSDSGEGESREEQEEDIDHDEHDNKVESEGEAEGMADAHDAEADVTLLPFSERFLLTVKPLAKYVPSPLHENKKDSQVFYGNDSFYVLFRLHHTLYERIQSAKINSSSADRKWRASSDPSPTDLYSRFMSALYNLLDGSSDNTKFEDDCRAIIGTQSYVLFTLDKLIYKIVKQLQAIASDEMDNKLLQLYAYEKSRRSRRFDVVYHENARVLLHDENIYRIECSSTPTCLSIQLMDYGHDKPEVTAVSMDPNFAAYLHNDFLSVVPKEKEKPGIFLKRNVRKCAGGDELSSTCRTTEGLKVVNGLECKIACNSSKVSYVLDTEDFLFRVKRKSALNQNSQCQNRARVSNGNSIRLRRQQRYQRLLLAYTSMA